A region of the Candidatus Peregrinibacteria bacterium genome:
GCTGGGAAATTACGAATTTTGACGCGAACATTCGTATTCAGGAAGATGGAAAAGTGCGTGTGGAAGAACATATTTCTGTCGATTTTCATGATCTCCAAAAACATGGAATTTTCCGTGATATTCCGTACGCATACGTTTCTCCCGATGGTTCCAAAGTATTTACAGAAATTTCAGCGCAATCGGTGACACGAAATGGGATGAGTGAACCCTATGAAGTGATTTTGAATGATGCGAATATTCGAATTCAAATTGGAGACGCAAACACACTTATTTCAGGAACACAAGAATATACGATTGAATATTTGGCGACCGGAATTTTGCGATCATTTGGAACATACGATGAACTCTACTTAAATGTTACTGGACTTGAATGGCCAGTAACAATTCTCAAAAGCTCGGCCGAAGTGCATCTTCCCGAAACTAATGTTATGGATTCTGAACCCTGTGGAGGTGATATAGAGTGCTTTCGACTGATTTCTCACCCTGCCCCAAAAATTCTCCAGAAAAACTGCTTTCTTGGCGTTCAAGGATCTCGCGAAAAATGCAAGATCACCGAGAAAAATTCACAAAATATCACATTCACTTCACAAAGAAGACTTGAGACGGGAGAAGGAATGACGATTGCTGTCGGCTACACTCCGAACACAATTCCAATTCTCATCGCATCTCCTCCAAAAACTTTTGGAGATATTCTTTTTTCTCCTGTGACGTTTGGTTTCGCAGGAATAATTTTTCTCCTCGGCGCATTTTTCGTTCTTCGCCTCTGGTGGAAACACGGACGTGACTCATATTTTCAACGAAAAAATCTCCATGATCCAAATGCGTCTCAAGGAGTTATGCCAGTACTTGAACACGAAAATATCGTCGTAGAATATGAAGCTCCGGAAAAACTTCGTCCCGCCGAAATTGGCGTTATTATGGATGAAAAAGCCGATACTCTTGATGTGTCGGCGACTATCGTTGATCTCGCCGTTCGGGGATATCTCACGATTATGGAAAAAGCAAAGGATTCATTTTTTGGAAGCTCAGATTATATTTTGAAACGAACAGAGAAAGGGGAAGATGGACTTTTAGAGTACGAACAAAAACTCTTGAAATCAATTTTTAAAATAGAAAAAGAAATATTGCTCTCTTCGCTGAAAAATACTTTTTCCCAAGATCTCAGGGAAGTGAAAAATGAACTGTATCGAGAAATCACTGAAAAAGGATTTTTTGGAGAAAATCCAGAATCAGTAAGACTCCGATATTTTCTGTGGGCATTTTTTGTTCTCATTTTTGGAGTTGGACTCATCATTTTAGCAGCAAATATCCTTTCAGAAATTGCACTCGGAATTGGAATTGGACTCGTCGGTTTTGGTGTTTTATTTCTCATTTTCTCGAGGTTCATGCCGAGAAGAACCGCAGAAGGAAGAGAAATATATCGAAAAGCGCGAGGCTACGAAGTTTTTCTGAACAATGTTGAAAAGCATCGACAGATATTTTTTGAAAAACAAAATGTATTCATGGATGTCCTCCCGTATGCCATCGTTTTTGGTACTACAAAAAAGCTTTCGGATGCGATGGCGATCATTGGAGTCCAGCCCAGAGCTCCTTCTTGGTACATCGGCACGCATCCATTTCTCATTTCTGAATTTG
Encoded here:
- a CDS encoding DUF2207 domain-containing protein; translated protein: MKSFLRSIFLTIFLLLFSGIASADEGWEITNFDANIRIQEDGKVRVEEHISVDFHDLQKHGIFRDIPYAYVSPDGSKVFTEISAQSVTRNGMSEPYEVILNDANIRIQIGDANTLISGTQEYTIEYLATGILRSFGTYDELYLNVTGLEWPVTILKSSAEVHLPETNVMDSEPCGGDIECFRLISHPAPKILQKNCFLGVQGSREKCKITEKNSQNITFTSQRRLETGEGMTIAVGYTPNTIPILIASPPKTFGDILFSPVTFGFAGIIFLLGAFFVLRLWWKHGRDSYFQRKNLHDPNASQGVMPVLEHENIVVEYEAPEKLRPAEIGVIMDEKADTLDVSATIVDLAVRGYLTIMEKAKDSFFGSSDYILKRTEKGEDGLLEYEQKLLKSIFKIEKEILLSSLKNTFSQDLREVKNELYREITEKGFFGENPESVRLRYFLWAFFVLIFGVGLIILAANILSEIALGIGIGLVGFGVLFLIFSRFMPRRTAEGREIYRKARGYEVFLNNVEKHRQIFFEKQNVFMDVLPYAIVFGTTKKLSDAMAIIGVQPRAPSWYIGTHPFLISEFGAQVHNFSHTISTTMSSTPSGSGSSGGSSGGGFGGGGGGSW